From a single Capsicum annuum cultivar UCD-10X-F1 chromosome 12, UCD10Xv1.1, whole genome shotgun sequence genomic region:
- the LOC107849478 gene encoding TMV resistance protein N, translating to MASSSFVSNSNPCPRWKYDAFLSFRGADTRKTFKGHLYEGLKNRGISTFQDGKRVEHGDSIPEALLKVIEESQVALIVLSKNYSTSRWCLNELVKIMECKDENGQLVIPVFYDVDPSHVRNQKESFAEAFAKHESRYKDDVEGMKKVQRCRTALTAAANLKGYDIHDEIESENILQIVDHISSKLCKSTYSLSSLQDIVGINAHLEKLKSMLQIEINDVRIIGIWGIGGVAACFLVDVKENAKKYQLHSLQNTLLSELLRKKDDYVNNKYDGKYMIPSRLCSMKVLIVLDDIDHSDHLEYLADNLGWFGSGSRVVVTTRDRDLIKNDDAINEVPTLPDHEAMQLFNRYAFGKVIPDECFMKFSLEVVHHAKGLPLALKVWGSLLRNNKDLTQWTNTIVKIKKNSSLEIVKTLKISYDGLEPEEQKIFLNIACLLRGEEKKQVMQDDEGVSSATTVIAATTTISCCVTAAIEVAAATSTIAAAISILT from the exons ATGGCATCTTCTTCTTTTGTGAGTAATTCAAACCCCTGTCCTCGATGGAAGTATGATGCCTTTCTAAGTTTTAGAGGTGCAGATACCCGAAAAACATTTAAGGGTCACTTGTATGAAGGCTTGAAAAACAGGGGAATATCTACCTTTCAAGATGGTAAAAGAGTAGAGCATGGTGATTCGATCCCAGAAGCACTCTTGAAAGTTATTGAAGAGTCTCAAGTTGCCCTCAttgttttatcaaaaaattattctACATCGAGGTGGTGCTTGAATGAGCTAGTGAAGATCATGGAATGCAAGGACGAAAATGGTCAATTAGTCATACCTGTTTTCTATGATGTTGATCCATCACATGTTCGAAACCAAAAGGAGAGCTTTGCAGAAGCATTTGCCAAACACGAATCGAGGTATAAGGATGATGTTGAGGGAATGAAAAAGGTACAAAGATGTAGGACTGCCCTAACTGCTGCCGCAAATTTAAAAGGATATGATATCCATGACGA GATTGAATCAGAGAATATTCTACAGATTGTCGACCACATCTCTTCCAAATTATGCAagagtacttattctttatcttcTTTGCAAGATATTGTGGGAATAAATGCTCATTTAGAGAAACTAAAATCTATGCTTCAGATAGAAATCAATGATGTTCGGATTATAGGTATCTGGGGAATAGGTGGAGTTG CTGCTTGTTTTCTTGTGGATGTTAAAGAAAATGCAAAGAAGTATCAACTGCATTCCTTACAAAATACCCTCCTCTCAGAACTGTTAAGGAAAAAAGATGATTACGTCAATAATAAGTATGATGGGAAGTACATGATTCCAAGCAGGCTTTGTTCTATGAAGGTGCTAATTGTGCTTGATGACATAGATCATAGTGATCATTTGGAGTATTTAGCAGACAATCTTGGTTGGTTTGGTAGTGGCAGCAGAGTTGTTGTTACAACTAGAGATAGAGATCTAATAAAGAAtgatgatgcaataaatgaaGTGCCTACACTACCTGATCATGAAGCTATGCAATTGTTCAATCGATATGCTTTTGGAAAAGTAATTCCAGATGAATGTTTTATGAAGTTCTCGTTGGAGGTAGTACATCATGCTAAAGGCCTTCCTTTAGCCCTCAAGGTGTGGGGATCTTTGTTACGTAATAATAAAGACCTAACTCAGTGGACAAACACcatagtgaaaataaaaaaaaattctagtttAGAAATTGTTAAAACACTCAAAATAAGTTATGATGGGTTAGAGCCTGAGGAgcaaaagatatttttaaatatagcATGTCTCTTACgaggagaagaaaaaaaacaagtCATGCAAGATGATGAAGGGG tttCTTCAGCAACTACGGTAATTGctgcaacaactactattagttgcTGTGTTACAGCAGCcatcgaagttgctgcagcaacttcgacTATTGCTGCAGCAATTTCGATACTTACTTAA